The segment GTCGATCCTGAGCATTCCCATGACAAGCCCGCCGCTCTCGATCACAAGCTGGTGCGTGCGGCGGCAGAGCTGGCAAGAGTCAGCGGCGGTTCTGTGCATCTGTATCACTCAACCCACCTGCCACCGCTTGCAGGTATGTACCCAATCGAAAGCGACTACCGGGTCGACACAGCTAAAATCAAGGATCTGGGCGCGCAGCACAATGTCCCTGAAGACCACTGCTACGTGAGCGATGTGGAGATCACTCGTTCCTTGCCCGAGCTGGTCAACCTGATCCAGGCCAGTGTCGTGGTTATGGGTGCCGTTTCAAGATCCAGGCTGGATCGCATGCTGATAGGTAATACTGCAGAGAAGGTGTTGGATAAGCTGGAGTGTGATGTCCTGGTTATCAAGCCGGATGACGTGAAGGCCCACGAAACGGTGCTTTTATAGCGCTTAAAGTGTTATGGAGCCCATCTCCTAAGGGCCTTCAGGGTGCTCTTGTCTCTGAGCCGGGCAAAACAGGCTCAGGGGAACTTTAAGAAATCATCGGTGCCTGGGTCATAGTGCTTCTCGGTGTGATCAAAAAGGCCGGTCAGCTTCTACTGCTGGCCGGCCTGTGTCAGTTTGAGGTTGTCGTGTTAAAGCCTGTTCTGGCAGGGTTTTTCAACCGGGCTTATGGTTCCTGTTTGTAGTCGCTGTGTTCTTATGCCGCCTTTTTTCTGTGCGCTCCCCGCCACCAATTCGTTTCAAGCGGCCAGCTAGTCGTCGCTGCCAACCCGAACTGTAAGCACATCACAACAGGCGCCATGTAGCACTTTATTGGCGGTTGAGCCAAGAAGGATTTTCCACCCGGAGTGTCCGTGGCTGCCTATCACGATAGCGTCGACTTCGAGTTCTGACGCCAGATTCCGCACCTCTATGGCAGGAGAGCCCAGGAGCGTATGCTGATGCTCTTTGCTTACAGAATTTTTCGCCGCAATTTCCGCCAGGTTGTCGGCGGCAATCGACAGGGCTTCCTGTTGCAATTCATTGATGTTGATTGCATAGGCATCCATGCTGTACGCAGCCGCGATGGGTTCTACCACGTGCACCAGATGAATTTTGCCAGGATCACCCCCGGTTACCTTGAGTGCCGCGTTGATGACTTTCTGCGAATCACTGGACAGGTCAATGGCAACCACAATCTTGTTATATACGCTCATAGTTATTCCCTTTCTCGTATTGTGCGCCGGGTCAGGAGCCGGTGCGGGGATCTGGGACCGCTGGGTCGTGTTCAGACCATTGAACGACATATGTTCGATTATGCAATTGACCTATGTCAAGCGCCGTGCCGGGCTTCCCTGAATCCGGCCGGTTCACCGCGCTGGCTTACAGGTAAGGAGTGAACAACCAGGCGATGGCGTTGCGGATCCGGGCAGGCAGAGAGATGGCTTTCAGCTGTTGCCTGGTAAGTCGGCTGGACAACTGGAGTTTCTCCTCGATGTGGCTGGCCAGTAGAGCGTTGAGTGAGGTATCGAATATCTCCACACCCAGCTCGAAATTGAGGCGCAGGCTGCGGGCATCCAGGTTGGCTGAGCCGATGAGGGAATAGTTCTGGTCGATAATCAGTGCCTTGGCGTGGGCAAAAGGCGGTGGCTGGAAATAGACCTCGATATCCTTCTCCAGGTAATAGGGCAGTATATTCTGGTTCGCCCAGTGAACAAGAAAGATATTGCTCCTGGACGGCAGGATAATCTTGACGTCGACACCCCGGAGCCTGGCACCCACCAGTGCCGCAGCAATGTCAGGGCCGGGCAGGAAATACGGTGTCATTATCCACACCCGCTGTCGGGCGGTGGATAGAATGCCGACCAGCAGGTCGTTCAGCCGGTCGAGGTATTCATTGGGGCCGTCAAGAACCAGGCGGGTCCAGATAGGGGCTGTGTCCGGGTTATCATTGGACGGTTGAAACGGCTCAATATCCTTTTTACCGTACGAGTGATACCAGTCGCGCAGAAATGCCCGCTCCAGTTCGTCAACAATCTTGCCGGTAAACATGAAATGCAGGTCGGTGGCCCGGTGCCGAATACTGGCGTTCCCGGCCAGCTGCCGCTCGCCGATATTCTGCCCCCCGGTGAAAGCTACCTTGCCGTCGACTACCAGAATTTTGCGGTGATTACGCATATTGATATGCAGGGCCGGTGGTACCAGGGTGATCGGATTGAACCGCCCGAATTTCAACTGGTTCTTTTTCAGCAGGCTGCCGATCCGGGCTCGGGGGAAGCCCATTAATTCTCCCAGGGCGTCGACAATTATCCTGACATTGACGCCCCGGTCACGGGCCCTGCAGAGCGCGTCTATGAACTGCGCTCCGACACTGTCGTTGTCAAAAATATAGCTGGAAAGGTGGATCTGCAGTTCGGCAGCTTCAATCGCCTGCAACATCCGGGGGAAAAGTTGCTCGCCATTCTCCAGCAGAGTGACGGAGCTTGCGGCACGTAATCCTTTGCCGGTGACTCTCTCGCCGACAGTAGACATTGGTCGCAGATCAACATTGGCCGGATCGAGAATGCTCGGTGACTCGTCAGTTTCGAGACGGGCAAGGTAGGCGCGGTGGGCCCGCTGATTGACTCGATTGATGCCGAACAGCAGGTAGGTGAGCGGGCCGGCGACCGGCAGCACCAGGCAGAACCCGATCCAGCCGAAAGCGGACTTGGAATCCCGCTTGGTTAGCAGGGCGTGTAAGGCGGCAGAAAAACCGGTCAGTACCACCAACGTTGAAATAAGTAGTGCCGTGTTCAATTCGTCCTCGCAGGGGGCTGTGCGGCGACGGCAGCTGGCAGGGCAGCGGCAGTCAGTGTCGTAGACTCAGCCTCGCAATCAAGGCGCAATGATCAGAGATCCTGCGCCACTGTGGACTGCTCATCACGTCACAGGATCGCACTTGAAAGCCCCGCAGGTAAATTCTGTCCATCGGCAGGAGGGGGCGAAAGGAGGGGAAGGTCCTTGCCATACGTTTGTTGAATTTCTGATGCGCGTCCTGCAGGTGCAGTTCCCCGACCAGCAGATTGTGTATGCTTTTGCGCCAGTCATTGAAGTCGCCAGCCAGAATAAGAGGAGCATCCGGTGGAATCCTGTCCGAGATATAATCAATCAGCTTGCGTGCCTGCGCCCTCCGTTCGCTTTCAAACAGTCCGAAGTGGATACACAGCAGATGAATGTCGTTGGATGTTACCCCATGGAGTATACCCCGCTGGGAGAAACTGAGCAGCGACACATCCAGGTTGTGCCAGGACTTGAACGGCACTTCACTGAGGATGGCATTACCATGATGGCCCTGCTGGTAAATCGCATTTTTGCCATAGGCATGGTGTGACCAGACCGAGTCGGCCAGGTATTCCAGCTGGTTTTCCTGCGGCCAGCCAGGAACCTTGCTGGCCAGATGTCGATGCTCACCCACCACTTCCTGCAGAAAGACCACGCTTGCCTTGCTGTCGCGCAGACAATTGCGTATGTTTTCAAGGGTGAACTTCCGTTGCCCGGTGGAAAACCCCTTATGGATGTTAAGGGTAAGTACGTTAAAGTCGGTCGGCGTCATACTGCCAGTGTGTTCTTCGGGAGTCGGTCCGTGTTGAGCTGGGTCAACCTGTATGATAGGTGTTTGAATTAGATTATAAAACCGGCATTTGGCCCAAGCAGGAGAATTAGTTCATGAATACGGATCTGGTAAAAGCAAGTCTGTTGGAAAAGAAGGCCGAGATAGAGTCCCGGCTGCAACGTACTCACAAGCACCTCTTTGAAAAAGAGGAACCTGTCAGCGCCAATTTCAATGAGCAGATCAAAGAAACAGAGAACGACGAACTGGTCCGAGCGCTGGACCTGGAGGGGCGTGAAGAGCTGAGACAGATAAATAAAGCCTTGCAGAGGCTTGAGCAGGGCGAATACAGTGTCTGTTCAGGGTGTGGCGCAGATATCGGGGAAGCACGTTTACTGGCAATCCCCTATGCGGATCTGTGTATTGAATGCGCCAGCGCGGCAGATTGATTGCGGAAAGGCCTTGAAGCGCGCAGGACATTAACGTGGAACAGGGAACCACTGATTGACTACCGCAACGCCCTGGCTCTCCGACAAGGGCGCTGCAGAACACAGTCAGGTTTCCCGAGACTGGTAATTCGAACTGGGAGAATCAGGCATGCAGTCTTACAACAACATACTGGTAGTGCTCGATAATTACGAGGAGCTGCCGGAGGATGGCGATGCGCTCCCCGTCGAGGTGAGCAAGGCACTGCGGTTCGTTACAGACAAGCAGGACGCTAAAATATTTCTGCTGATCTGTGGCTACGAAAAATTTTTACATGACAGCTATTACAGTTTTGGCGATGAGTTGAAGGTACTCCGGGAAGAGCATTGTAAGCGCCTGGAGGAAACCCTGGGCCGTGTCGCCTCCCGCGTTGAAGCGCAGGGATACAGTGTGCATTCGGAGCTGGTGTGGGCGTTTCCACGTTATGAGCAGATTGCCAGAAAATCCATCGAGTATGCCGCCGACCTGGTAGTTCAGCACACGCGGCCCTATTCCAAGCTGGCCCGTGCGTTCTTGAGCAATGACAGCTGGCAGCTGGTGCGTTACTGTCCCAAACCGTTACTGTTGTTAAAGGACCGGCCCTGGAAGCAGAACCCGGTCATACTGGCTGCGGTGGATCCGATGCACGGACATCACAAACCTCTGCGACTGGATCATAAAATCGTCAGTACCGCTGTCAGCGTCGGTGCCC is part of the Gammaproteobacteria bacterium genome and harbors:
- a CDS encoding endonuclease/exonuclease/phosphatase family protein, which translates into the protein MTPTDFNVLTLNIHKGFSTGQRKFTLENIRNCLRDSKASVVFLQEVVGEHRHLASKVPGWPQENQLEYLADSVWSHHAYGKNAIYQQGHHGNAILSEVPFKSWHNLDVSLLSFSQRGILHGVTSNDIHLLCIHFGLFESERRAQARKLIDYISDRIPPDAPLILAGDFNDWRKSIHNLLVGELHLQDAHQKFNKRMARTFPSFRPLLPMDRIYLRGFQVRSCDVMSSPQWRRISDHCALIARLSLRH
- a CDS encoding TraR/DksA family transcriptional regulator, with amino-acid sequence MNTDLVKASLLEKKAEIESRLQRTHKHLFEKEEPVSANFNEQIKETENDELVRALDLEGREELRQINKALQRLEQGEYSVCSGCGADIGEARLLAIPYADLCIECASAAD
- a CDS encoding universal stress protein; this translates as MQSYNNILVVLDNYEELPEDGDALPVEVSKALRFVTDKQDAKIFLLICGYEKFLHDSYYSFGDELKVLREEHCKRLEETLGRVASRVEAQGYSVHSELVWAFPRYEQIARKSIEYAADLVVQHTRPYSKLARAFLSNDSWQLVRYCPKPLLLLKDRPWKQNPVILAAVDPMHGHHKPLRLDHKIVSTAVSVGAQLGGTVHVLHAYAEVGRPFALPDKVIRAHGQVFEELLADFSLAGENCHLVDESPVFALQNYEEKLGSDVIVMGALSRSRLADALIGNTAEQVLDYLESDVLIVKPQSIS
- a CDS encoding universal stress protein, yielding MSVYNKIVVAIDLSSDSQKVINAALKVTGGDPGKIHLVHVVEPIAAAYSMDAYAININELQQEALSIAADNLAEIAAKNSVSKEHQHTLLGSPAIEVRNLASELEVDAIVIGSHGHSGWKILLGSTANKVLHGACCDVLTVRVGSDD
- a CDS encoding phospholipase D-like domain-containing protein: MNTALLISTLVVLTGFSAALHALLTKRDSKSAFGWIGFCLVLPVAGPLTYLLFGINRVNQRAHRAYLARLETDESPSILDPANVDLRPMSTVGERVTGKGLRAASSVTLLENGEQLFPRMLQAIEAAELQIHLSSYIFDNDSVGAQFIDALCRARDRGVNVRIIVDALGELMGFPRARIGSLLKKNQLKFGRFNPITLVPPALHINMRNHRKILVVDGKVAFTGGQNIGERQLAGNASIRHRATDLHFMFTGKIVDELERAFLRDWYHSYGKKDIEPFQPSNDNPDTAPIWTRLVLDGPNEYLDRLNDLLVGILSTARQRVWIMTPYFLPGPDIAAALVGARLRGVDVKIILPSRSNIFLVHWANQNILPYYLEKDIEVYFQPPPFAHAKALIIDQNYSLIGSANLDARSLRLNFELGVEIFDTSLNALLASHIEEKLQLSSRLTRQQLKAISLPARIRNAIAWLFTPYL